In Sphingomonas panacisoli, one genomic interval encodes:
- a CDS encoding cytochrome c-type biogenesis protein: MAGSEVRRALIALALIAAPAWAQQSSLADVQLRDPAKEAQAKALMATIRCVECQGQSVGDSDAAIAGSMRSVIRERIQAGETPDHVRAWLIERYGDYITYDPPLGAMTWPLWLAPVVLLIAGAAIARSSFRKKGR; the protein is encoded by the coding sequence ATGGCGGGCAGCGAAGTGAGGCGCGCGTTGATCGCCCTCGCGCTGATCGCCGCGCCGGCCTGGGCGCAGCAGTCATCGCTCGCCGACGTCCAACTGCGCGATCCCGCCAAGGAGGCACAGGCCAAGGCGCTGATGGCGACGATCCGCTGCGTCGAGTGTCAGGGCCAGTCGGTCGGCGACAGCGACGCCGCGATCGCCGGCAGCATGCGCAGCGTCATCCGCGAGCGCATCCAGGCGGGCGAGACGCCGGATCACGTCCGCGCGTGGCTGATCGAACGCTATGGCGACTACATCACCTACGACCCGCCGCTCGGCGCGATGACATGGCCGTTATGGCTCGCACCGGTCGTGCTGCTAATCGCGGGCGCGGCGATCGCGCGGTCGAGTTTTCGGAAGAAGGGGCGCTGA
- a CDS encoding redoxin family protein — protein sequence MKRALLWLPLLLFAGLFALVGFGLLKPANRTVRSALTDKPLPDFTLPALLPGKPGVAKNGYGGGQPRLLNVFASWCLPCKAEAPQLMRLKALGVPIDAVATNDTADGMRDFLATYGDPYQRIGDDKASKVQIALGSSGVPETFLIDGRGRIVMQHVGDIRADEVDGIVAAWRAAK from the coding sequence ATGAAGCGGGCGCTGCTCTGGCTGCCGCTGCTGCTGTTCGCGGGGCTGTTCGCGCTGGTCGGGTTCGGCCTGCTCAAGCCCGCCAATCGCACGGTGCGCTCGGCGTTGACCGACAAGCCGTTGCCCGACTTCACGCTGCCGGCCCTGCTGCCGGGCAAGCCGGGCGTCGCGAAGAACGGCTATGGTGGCGGTCAGCCGCGCTTGCTCAACGTGTTCGCGAGCTGGTGCCTGCCGTGCAAGGCCGAGGCGCCGCAATTGATGCGGCTGAAGGCGCTGGGGGTGCCGATCGACGCGGTCGCGACAAACGACACGGCCGACGGCATGCGCGATTTCCTCGCGACCTACGGCGACCCGTACCAGCGGATCGGCGACGACAAGGCGAGCAAGGTGCAGATCGCCCTGGGCTCATCCGGCGTACCCGAAACCTTCCTGATCGACGGGCGCGGGCGGATCGTGATGCAGCATGTCGGCGACATCCGCGCCGACGAGGTGGACGGCATCGTCGCGGCATGGCGGGCAGCGAAGTGA
- a CDS encoding heme lyase CcmF/NrfE family subunit gives MIAEAGLAALWLAAAMAGLQLLLAANVVYSAREEMVRAIRPVAIAQGFLVALAMLCLILVFAKSDMSVKLVVENSHSAKPMLYKLAGAWGNHEGSMLLWVTILGIAGAAVAVFERRLDQRTLSATIGAQALIAVGFYAFLLIASNPFARVFPAPADGEGLNPLLQDPGLAFHPPTLYIGYVGISVAFSFAVGALVTREVGPAFARAMRPWVLGAWVFLTLGITAGSYWAYYELGWGGWWFWDPVENASLMPWLAATALLHSVSVLATRDGLRAWTIMLAVVAFSMSMIGTFLVRSGILTSVHAFAVDPERGAFILALLAIYIGGALALFAMRVGTVRQGNVFAPLSREGALVVNNLLLSVILGIVLIGTLYPIVAAGFGVHLSVGKPFFDKTTGPIALGLVVFMAAGPLLRWRRDQANALLKRMTWPVAGFGVALIVLVPFAWGIGVLPLAGLALAAGLAVASIAPLWGRNLRRTPLFTWGMVIAHLGIAVSLAGMASDSAFTKETLVVARIGEPHAVGPYWVRLKGLRPVIGPNWSAIAADLSVTRGEGGAPFILSPQARYFSDPPTSTNESAIATRLDGQLYTVLGQPDPSGGYQLRLWWKPFVTFIWLGGAMVALGGMLSLIGRVRRGRVRVVEDYYA, from the coding sequence ATGATCGCCGAAGCGGGGCTTGCCGCGCTGTGGCTGGCGGCGGCGATGGCGGGGTTGCAACTGCTGCTGGCGGCAAACGTCGTCTACAGCGCGCGCGAAGAGATGGTCCGTGCCATCCGTCCCGTCGCGATCGCGCAGGGTTTCCTCGTCGCGCTGGCGATGCTGTGCCTGATCCTGGTGTTCGCGAAGAGCGACATGTCGGTGAAGCTGGTGGTCGAGAACAGCCATTCGGCCAAGCCGATGCTCTACAAACTGGCGGGTGCGTGGGGGAACCATGAGGGCTCGATGCTGCTCTGGGTCACGATCCTGGGGATAGCGGGCGCGGCGGTCGCGGTGTTCGAGCGGCGGCTCGATCAGCGGACGCTAAGCGCTACGATCGGCGCGCAGGCGCTGATCGCGGTCGGGTTTTACGCGTTTCTGCTGATCGCCTCCAACCCGTTCGCGCGGGTGTTTCCGGCGCCGGCGGACGGCGAGGGCCTCAACCCGTTGCTGCAGGATCCCGGCTTGGCGTTCCATCCGCCGACTTTGTACATCGGCTATGTCGGCATTTCGGTCGCCTTCTCGTTCGCGGTCGGCGCACTGGTGACGCGCGAGGTCGGGCCGGCGTTCGCGCGGGCGATGCGGCCCTGGGTGCTGGGGGCGTGGGTGTTCCTCACGCTGGGCATCACCGCGGGCAGTTACTGGGCCTATTACGAGCTCGGTTGGGGCGGCTGGTGGTTCTGGGATCCGGTCGAGAATGCCAGCCTGATGCCGTGGCTGGCGGCGACCGCGTTGCTCCATTCGGTGAGCGTGCTGGCGACACGCGATGGGTTGCGGGCGTGGACGATCATGCTGGCGGTCGTTGCGTTCAGCATGAGCATGATCGGCACGTTCCTGGTGCGGTCGGGCATCCTGACCAGCGTGCATGCCTTCGCGGTCGATCCCGAACGCGGGGCGTTCATTCTGGCGCTGCTGGCGATCTATATCGGCGGGGCATTGGCGTTGTTCGCGATGCGGGTCGGGACGGTGCGGCAGGGGAACGTGTTCGCGCCGCTGAGCCGCGAGGGTGCGCTGGTCGTCAACAATCTGCTGCTGTCGGTTATCCTGGGGATCGTGCTGATCGGGACGCTGTACCCGATCGTCGCGGCCGGGTTCGGCGTGCATTTGTCGGTCGGCAAGCCGTTCTTCGACAAGACGACCGGCCCGATCGCGCTGGGCTTGGTCGTGTTCATGGCAGCGGGGCCGCTGCTGCGCTGGCGGCGCGACCAGGCGAACGCGCTGCTCAAGCGGATGACGTGGCCGGTCGCGGGGTTCGGCGTCGCGCTGATCGTGCTGGTGCCGTTTGCGTGGGGGATCGGCGTGCTGCCGCTCGCCGGCCTCGCGCTGGCGGCGGGGCTGGCAGTCGCGAGCATCGCGCCGCTGTGGGGGCGTAACCTGCGCCGCACGCCGCTGTTCACCTGGGGCATGGTGATCGCGCATCTCGGCATCGCGGTGAGCCTGGCCGGCATGGCGAGCGACAGTGCGTTCACCAAGGAAACCCTGGTCGTCGCCAGGATCGGCGAGCCGCATGCGGTCGGTCCGTATTGGGTGCGGCTGAAGGGATTGCGGCCGGTGATCGGCCCGAACTGGTCGGCAATCGCCGCGGACCTGAGCGTCACGCGCGGGGAGGGCGGCGCGCCGTTCATCCTGTCGCCGCAAGCGCGCTATTTCTCCGACCCGCCGACGAGCACCAACGAATCCGCCATTGCGACGCGGCTCGATGGGCAACTCTATACCGTACTCGGCCAACCCGACCCGAGCGGCGGGTATCAATTGCGGCTGTGGTGGAAGCCGTTCGTGACCTTCATCTGGCTGGGCGGAGCGATGGTCGCGCTGGGCGGGATGCTGTCGCTGATCGGGCGCGTTAGGCGCGGGCGGGTGCGCGTCGTCGAGGATTATTACGCATGA
- the ccmE gene encoding cytochrome c maturation protein CcmE, with product MKPKHQRMWLAGLAVLAVAGASGLALSALKDQAAFFYAPGDVKKQGLPLGRAVRLGGLVQGGSIRKAADGVTMRFVVTDGTATTPVTFKGIAPDLFRENSGVVAEGQFQPDGSFVATNLLAKHDEKYQPPELAGKLHETKSLKQ from the coding sequence GTGAAGCCGAAACATCAACGAATGTGGCTCGCCGGACTGGCGGTTCTCGCGGTCGCGGGTGCGAGCGGGTTGGCGCTGTCGGCGCTCAAGGATCAAGCGGCGTTCTTCTACGCGCCGGGTGACGTAAAGAAGCAGGGGCTGCCGCTCGGGCGTGCGGTACGGCTCGGCGGGCTTGTGCAGGGTGGATCGATCCGGAAAGCGGCGGACGGCGTAACGATGCGCTTCGTCGTGACCGATGGCACCGCGACGACGCCGGTTACGTTCAAGGGCATCGCGCCCGATCTGTTCCGCGAAAATTCGGGCGTGGTTGCCGAAGGGCAGTTCCAGCCCGACGGCAGCTTCGTCGCGACCAATCTGCTCGCCAAGCATGACGAGAAATACCAGCCCCCCGAACTCGCGGGCAAGCTGCACGAAACCAAGTCGCTGAAGCAATGA
- the ccmD gene encoding heme exporter protein CcmD, giving the protein MNHWAFVMAAYALTLAATAGLVLASWRAMRAAERDGK; this is encoded by the coding sequence GTGAATCATTGGGCGTTCGTGATGGCGGCCTATGCGCTGACCCTGGCAGCTACCGCGGGCCTGGTGTTGGCCAGCTGGCGCGCGATGCGCGCGGCGGAGCGCGACGGCAAGTGA
- the ccmC gene encoding heme ABC transporter permease CcmC — translation MPSLHALANPARFLRLAKPLTPALLWPGIALVLFGCWAGLTLTPPDYLQGDSVRILYIHVPTAWLGMGGWTGIAVSSIVYLVWRHPLARVAARAIALPGALFAFLCLATGSIWGRPTWGTWWQWDGRLTSMLLLFFVYLAYMALARADAEQGGDGRVPAIYGVAGTVLLPIIRYSVVWWNTLHQGESIGLTSSTIDRSMLWPLWFTLAGFSLIFVGVVLMRMRAMLAREKREARLRRMAA, via the coding sequence GTGCCCAGCCTCCACGCCCTTGCCAATCCCGCGCGTTTCCTGCGGCTCGCCAAGCCGTTGACGCCGGCCTTGCTGTGGCCGGGGATCGCGCTGGTGCTGTTCGGGTGCTGGGCAGGGCTGACGCTGACGCCGCCCGATTATCTGCAGGGCGACAGCGTGCGCATCCTCTACATCCATGTGCCGACCGCGTGGCTCGGCATGGGCGGTTGGACCGGCATCGCGGTGTCGTCGATCGTCTATCTCGTGTGGCGGCATCCGTTGGCGCGGGTCGCGGCGCGGGCGATTGCCTTGCCGGGCGCATTGTTCGCGTTCCTGTGTCTGGCGACCGGATCGATCTGGGGGCGGCCGACGTGGGGCACCTGGTGGCAATGGGATGGGCGGCTGACGTCGATGCTGCTGCTCTTCTTCGTCTATCTCGCCTATATGGCGCTGGCCCGGGCTGATGCCGAGCAGGGCGGGGACGGGCGCGTGCCGGCAATCTATGGCGTCGCGGGCACCGTGCTGCTGCCGATCATCCGCTATTCGGTGGTGTGGTGGAACACGCTGCATCAGGGCGAGAGCATCGGGCTGACGAGTTCGACGATCGATCGTTCGATGCTGTGGCCGTTATGGTTCACGCTGGCCGGGTTCAGCCTCATCTTCGTTGGTGTCGTGCTGATGCGGATGCGGGCGATGCTGGCGCGCGAGAAGCGCGAGGCGCGGCTGCGCAGGATGGCGGCGTGA
- a CDS encoding type II secretion system protein N, whose translation MIGLRTRPAALFGGMMLVALIVLFPMRLALGIFGLSGEGLSAREVTGPVWWGGLNEAHYGNVALGDVSAGLSPIQLFVGRARVDVAGQEGAANASLTGAVSFSRTTSGVDDVTATVPAGDAFAPVPITSIQLEDVSVRFRDGRCESAEGKVTASIAPTMPQLNLPPTLSGNARCEGGALLIPLASQAQTESIAVTIEEDGKYRALLTVRPSDPAAGVALMAAGFRQTNAGYRMTVNGNF comes from the coding sequence GTGATCGGCCTCAGAACGCGGCCCGCCGCATTGTTCGGCGGCATGATGCTGGTCGCCTTGATCGTGTTGTTTCCGATGCGGCTGGCGCTCGGCATTTTCGGGTTGTCGGGCGAAGGACTGAGCGCGCGCGAAGTGACCGGACCCGTATGGTGGGGCGGATTGAACGAAGCGCATTACGGTAACGTCGCGCTCGGTGACGTGAGCGCCGGCCTGTCGCCGATCCAGTTGTTCGTCGGTCGCGCGCGCGTCGATGTCGCTGGGCAGGAAGGCGCCGCGAATGCGAGCCTTACCGGTGCGGTGAGTTTCAGCCGCACCACCAGCGGGGTTGACGACGTGACCGCGACCGTCCCCGCCGGCGATGCCTTCGCGCCGGTGCCGATCACGTCGATCCAGCTCGAAGACGTCAGCGTCCGTTTCCGCGACGGCCGCTGCGAAAGCGCCGAGGGCAAGGTAACCGCGAGCATCGCCCCGACCATGCCGCAGCTTAACCTGCCCCCGACGCTGTCGGGAAATGCGCGGTGCGAGGGCGGCGCGCTGCTGATCCCGCTCGCCAGCCAGGCGCAGACCGAATCGATCGCGGTGACCATCGAGGAGGACGGCAAGTATCGCGCGCTGCTGACCGTGCGCCCGTCCGACCCTGCCGCCGGCGTCGCGCTGATGGCCGCCGGGTTCAGGCAGACCAACGCCGGATATCGCATGACGGTGAACGGCAATTTCTGA
- the gspM gene encoding type II secretion system protein GspM: MIARFRTWFDGRSRREKWMILVMLALLGVTLVWVLVLPIDDALSSARRRNADAAIRLAQTRAQVEAVKTVRRARPEAPTTPLDALVRESASAAGFALDSVAADGAKLRVHLNSARGGALLGWLGDLEGQGVIVDQLNVTDAGNHNVAADITFRKMAS; the protein is encoded by the coding sequence ATGATCGCGCGGTTCAGGACCTGGTTCGACGGGCGCAGTCGGCGCGAGAAGTGGATGATCCTGGTCATGCTCGCGCTGCTGGGCGTGACGCTGGTCTGGGTCCTTGTCCTGCCGATCGACGATGCGCTGTCGTCGGCGCGGCGGCGCAACGCCGATGCCGCGATCCGGCTGGCGCAGACTCGTGCGCAGGTGGAAGCGGTCAAGACGGTGCGGCGTGCGCGGCCGGAGGCGCCGACGACGCCGCTCGACGCGCTGGTCCGCGAATCGGCGTCGGCGGCCGGCTTCGCGCTCGATTCGGTCGCGGCGGATGGCGCGAAGCTGCGCGTCCATCTCAACTCGGCGCGCGGTGGGGCGTTGCTCGGCTGGCTCGGCGATCTGGAGGGGCAGGGCGTGATCGTCGATCAGCTCAACGTCACCGATGCCGGCAACCATAACGTCGCCGCGGATATCACGTTCAGGAAGATGGCGTCGTGA
- the gspL gene encoding type II secretion system protein GspL: MTDTIALFLPARAKHEWRWITVRDGAIASRGDGLPDRDLPPDSSVVAIAPAEAVALHWADLPDRSLAQATAAARLLVAEASVTPLGDLHVAVGQEAGLTERPVGVVAAAQMSDWLAMLAESGFEPASVVPSPMLLPRPDEGYVIGDLGVDGRVVRGAASGFADEDGLTALIVGDAPVAMLDRDALEDAIVAALADPPLDLRQGAFALRKRAAIDWVLVRRLAWLIVAIMSVTLLITLVQIVRYNASASSLEAQADMLARDGLARGETVNDAGQQLTDRLARLRGGGAGFSRTAASVSSAVAAVPGAEITGLSFDSSGKLRVSLATQTQGQIVDVQSRLAAAGFSAEPSTFTSTAGRLTGVLTVAPL; the protein is encoded by the coding sequence ATGACCGACACGATCGCCCTCTTCCTGCCCGCGCGCGCCAAGCATGAATGGCGCTGGATCACGGTGCGCGACGGGGCGATCGCCAGCCGCGGCGATGGCTTGCCCGATCGCGATCTGCCGCCCGACAGTTCGGTCGTCGCGATCGCGCCCGCGGAGGCGGTGGCGCTGCATTGGGCCGATCTGCCCGACCGGTCGCTGGCGCAGGCGACGGCCGCGGCCCGATTGCTGGTCGCCGAAGCGAGCGTCACGCCGTTGGGCGATCTTCACGTCGCCGTTGGCCAGGAGGCCGGCCTGACCGAGCGCCCGGTCGGTGTCGTCGCGGCGGCGCAGATGAGCGATTGGCTGGCGATGCTGGCGGAAAGCGGGTTCGAGCCCGCCTCTGTCGTGCCGTCGCCGATGCTGCTGCCGCGTCCCGACGAAGGCTATGTGATCGGCGATCTGGGCGTCGATGGCCGCGTGGTGCGCGGCGCGGCGAGCGGTTTTGCCGACGAGGACGGGCTGACCGCGCTGATCGTCGGGGACGCGCCGGTCGCGATGCTCGACCGCGATGCGCTGGAGGATGCCATTGTGGCGGCGTTGGCCGACCCGCCGCTCGACCTGCGCCAGGGAGCGTTCGCGCTACGCAAGCGCGCTGCGATCGATTGGGTGCTCGTGCGGCGGCTGGCATGGCTGATCGTCGCGATCATGAGCGTCACGTTGCTGATCACGCTCGTGCAGATCGTCCGGTACAACGCATCGGCTTCGTCGCTCGAGGCGCAGGCCGACATGCTGGCGCGAGACGGTCTGGCGCGCGGCGAGACGGTCAACGATGCCGGGCAGCAATTGACCGATCGGCTCGCGCGGTTGCGCGGCGGCGGGGCGGGGTTCAGCCGGACGGCGGCGAGCGTGTCGTCGGCGGTGGCTGCGGTGCCGGGCGCGGAGATTACCGGGTTGTCGTTCGATTCCTCGGGCAAGTTGCGGGTATCGCTGGCGACGCAGACCCAGGGGCAGATCGTCGATGTCCAGAGCCGGCTCGCGGCCGCCGGCTTCAGCGCCGAGCCGAGCACCTTCACCAGTACCGCCGGCCGATTGACGGGCGTGCTGACGGTGGCGCCGTTATGA
- the gspK gene encoding type II secretion system minor pseudopilin GspK, which yields MRGDRPNERGAALLTVLLLVAIVGALAAATMEKLNLSTRQAVNAKAMEQARGWSQAAAVMALIRIAAVRKADSTRVTLAGRWSDRPFPLPIPDGVATARVHDGGNCFNLNSLVVPVGVDTYAARMPGVQQFARLMRLIGVPAGDSIAAAAADWIDTDSTPITGGAEDAAYSGLQPAYRTANTLMADPSELRAVTGVTAQIYDKLRPYICALPTTDPATINVNTIEPERGALIAAMAPDTLGVEAVRQALLARPPAGWAQASAFWSMGSLSGQGAGGAMSGTGVTTQWFALITDVTIGNVTLRQTGLIDARQPAPVLASRQWGEGA from the coding sequence ATGCGGGGTGATCGCCCAAACGAACGCGGCGCGGCGTTGTTGACCGTGTTGCTGCTGGTCGCGATCGTCGGCGCGCTGGCGGCGGCGACGATGGAGAAGCTCAACCTGTCGACGCGTCAGGCGGTCAACGCCAAGGCGATGGAGCAGGCGCGGGGCTGGTCGCAGGCCGCGGCCGTGATGGCGCTGATCCGGATAGCGGCGGTTCGCAAGGCCGATTCGACCCGCGTGACCTTGGCCGGCAGATGGAGCGACCGGCCGTTCCCGCTGCCCATCCCGGACGGCGTCGCGACGGCGCGCGTCCATGACGGCGGCAATTGCTTCAACCTCAACAGCCTGGTCGTGCCGGTCGGGGTCGATACCTATGCCGCGCGCATGCCGGGCGTTCAGCAGTTCGCGCGGCTGATGCGATTGATCGGCGTGCCGGCCGGCGATTCGATCGCGGCGGCGGCGGCGGACTGGATCGACACCGACAGCACGCCGATCACCGGTGGTGCGGAGGACGCAGCATATAGCGGGCTGCAGCCGGCCTATCGCACCGCCAACACGCTGATGGCCGATCCTAGCGAATTGCGCGCGGTGACGGGCGTGACGGCGCAGATCTACGACAAGCTTCGTCCCTATATCTGCGCGCTCCCGACCACCGATCCCGCGACGATCAACGTCAATACGATCGAGCCCGAACGCGGCGCACTGATCGCGGCGATGGCGCCCGACACGCTCGGCGTCGAGGCGGTGCGGCAGGCGCTGCTTGCCCGGCCGCCGGCGGGCTGGGCGCAGGCGAGCGCGTTCTGGAGCATGGGATCGCTGTCGGGCCAGGGGGCGGGCGGCGCGATGTCGGGGACCGGCGTCACCACGCAATGGTTCGCCTTGATCACCGACGTGACGATCGGCAACGTGACGTTGCGTCAGACCGGATTGATCGACGCGCGACAGCCGGCGCCAGTGCTGGCGTCGCGGCAATGGGGCGAGGGGGCATGA
- the gspJ gene encoding type II secretion system minor pseudopilin GspJ, with protein MKRQGFTLVEMMIALLIFSLLAAAGVSLLSFGVRAQVVAGKKLDDVAALYRLDGVLVADLAQALPRTVRDESGASRPAFEGSNGASLLRVVRGGWDNVDGAARSNLQKVEYVLSENGTIDRIAYPMLDGAAPLPAATMLTNVSTASLRYRLAGAWADRWQASPDAPLPDAVELTITRTDGTVFRELFLVGTGNNMPKRVANAG; from the coding sequence ATGAAGCGGCAGGGCTTTACCCTTGTCGAGATGATGATCGCGCTGCTGATCTTTTCGCTCCTCGCCGCGGCCGGCGTGTCGTTGTTGTCGTTCGGCGTGCGGGCACAGGTGGTCGCCGGCAAGAAGCTCGACGATGTCGCAGCGCTGTATCGGCTCGATGGCGTGTTGGTCGCCGACCTCGCGCAGGCCCTCCCGCGCACGGTGCGCGACGAAAGTGGGGCGTCGCGCCCGGCATTCGAAGGGAGCAATGGCGCATCGTTGCTTCGCGTGGTGCGGGGCGGCTGGGACAATGTCGATGGCGCAGCGCGGTCCAACCTGCAGAAAGTCGAATATGTGCTGAGCGAGAACGGCACGATCGACCGCATCGCCTATCCGATGCTCGACGGTGCCGCGCCGTTGCCGGCCGCGACGATGCTGACCAACGTATCGACGGCGTCGTTGCGCTACCGCCTCGCCGGCGCCTGGGCCGATCGCTGGCAGGCTAGCCCGGACGCCCCGCTGCCCGACGCGGTCGAACTGACGATCACGCGCACCGACGGCACGGTCTTTCGCGAACTGTTTCTGGTCGGTACGGGCAATAATATGCCGAAGCGGGTGGCCAATGCGGGGTGA
- a CDS encoding type II secretion system protein GspI, whose protein sequence is MMVALAVFSLAALALIRLEGASLRGAASVDRSLLAGIVARNVAVEALTAAKAPTLGTTQGDEINGRRAWRWTRTVSPVGDGNRVYKIDVTVADVAGTAGKLTALRDTPPPPPAPMPSPTPSPRP, encoded by the coding sequence ATGATGGTTGCGTTGGCCGTGTTCAGCCTCGCCGCGTTGGCGCTGATTCGGCTCGAAGGCGCGAGCTTACGCGGCGCGGCGTCGGTCGATCGCTCGCTGCTGGCGGGCATCGTCGCGCGCAACGTCGCGGTCGAGGCGCTGACCGCGGCCAAGGCCCCGACGCTCGGCACGACGCAGGGTGACGAGATCAACGGGCGGCGCGCCTGGCGCTGGACGCGAACGGTATCCCCGGTCGGCGATGGCAACCGCGTGTACAAGATCGACGTGACGGTCGCGGACGTAGCGGGGACCGCGGGCAAACTCACCGCCCTGCGCGACACGCCGCCGCCGCCTCCCGCCCCGATGCCGTCGCCGACACCGAGCCCACGGCCATGA
- a CDS encoding GspH/FimT family pseudopilin: protein MRDQGFSADWRYAQQGFTLIELMIVIAIVALATAAVVLVIPDPRGRIRDDAERFASRTRAAHDAAIVTARPVSVWVTPGGYGFDERAGGRWVALSDKLRVVQWTNGIQAVSSGTGGRDRVVFDPTGMADRPLAVELRRDGQSMRVFVGINGAVRVGG from the coding sequence GTGCGCGACCAGGGCTTCAGCGCTGACTGGCGTTATGCCCAACAGGGCTTCACGCTGATCGAACTCATGATCGTCATCGCGATCGTCGCGCTGGCGACCGCTGCCGTCGTGCTGGTGATTCCCGATCCGCGCGGACGCATCCGCGACGACGCCGAACGCTTCGCATCGCGAACCCGCGCGGCGCACGATGCCGCGATCGTGACGGCGCGGCCGGTCAGCGTATGGGTGACGCCGGGCGGTTACGGCTTCGATGAACGCGCTGGGGGACGCTGGGTCGCGCTGAGCGACAAGCTGCGTGTCGTGCAATGGACCAACGGCATCCAGGCGGTGTCGTCGGGGACGGGCGGACGCGATCGCGTGGTGTTCGACCCGACCGGCATGGCGGACCGTCCGCTCGCGGTCGAACTGCGCCGCGACGGGCAGTCGATGCGCGTATTCGTCGGGATAAACGGAGCGGTGCGGGTCGGTGGCTAA
- the gspG gene encoding type II secretion system major pseudopilin GspG gives MRILNPDRRRDDEKGFTLVELMVVIVILGLLAAIVVINVVPFGDKARVVKAKSDISTIESALNAYQLSMGSFPSTADGLQSLVTPPASLSDPSQYQKGGYIKKLEKDPWGRAYLYASPGQHGAFDVWSLGADGKEGGQGADADIGSWQ, from the coding sequence ATGCGTATCCTGAACCCCGACCGACGCCGCGACGACGAAAAGGGCTTCACGCTCGTCGAACTGATGGTCGTGATCGTTATCCTCGGCCTGCTCGCGGCGATCGTCGTGATCAACGTCGTGCCGTTCGGCGACAAGGCGCGCGTGGTGAAGGCCAAGTCGGACATTTCGACGATCGAAAGCGCGCTCAATGCGTATCAACTGTCGATGGGCAGCTTCCCGTCGACCGCCGACGGGCTGCAATCGCTGGTCACGCCGCCGGCGAGCCTGAGCGACCCGTCGCAATATCAGAAGGGCGGCTACATCAAGAAGCTGGAGAAGGACCCCTGGGGCCGCGCGTATCTCTATGCCTCGCCCGGCCAGCACGGCGCGTTCGACGTCTGGAGCCTGGGCGCGGACGGCAAGGAAGGCGGGCAGGGCGCCGATGCCGATATCGGCAGCTGGCAATAG